In Longimicrobiaceae bacterium, a single genomic region encodes these proteins:
- a CDS encoding M56 family metallopeptidase, with the protein MTLSGSGLAMPLLDAALRGSVLILLAWGATRLMRRASAASRHMVWAAALTAVVLVPLVGTLVPRWGVLPLPRIAAPAPETAPSSELPPPGSTAEPFIVSAASAAPEVASPAAEAATASPPAEGLAVRPGLAADWQVLLLLTWLAGAGLLTLRLGYGLTRVWWLERRATEITDDEWVRAVDALTRRLRVGRIVTLLRGPGATVPMTWGLIRPVVLLPEEADAWDDERRVAVLAHELAHVRRWDALTQWAAHLALALFWFNPLVWIACRRMREEREHACDDAVLALGTQPTRYAGHLLEIVRALGTAEGPAAALAMARRSQFEGRLLAILDRAAPRGGVSRRAVLATLAVTAAVTVPLAAVGAAPPAGHAAEATEPISED; encoded by the coding sequence ATGACGCTCTCCGGCTCCGGCCTCGCAATGCCGCTCCTGGACGCGGCGCTCCGGGGCTCCGTGCTCATCCTGCTGGCGTGGGGTGCCACGCGCCTGATGCGCCGCGCCTCCGCCGCCAGCCGCCACATGGTCTGGGCCGCCGCGCTCACCGCCGTCGTGCTCGTCCCGCTGGTGGGCACCCTGGTCCCGCGCTGGGGGGTGCTCCCCCTCCCGCGGATCGCCGCCCCCGCCCCGGAGACCGCCCCCTCGTCCGAGCTGCCGCCGCCGGGGTCCACCGCCGAGCCGTTCATCGTCTCCGCGGCCTCCGCCGCTCCGGAGGTCGCTTCCCCGGCTGCTGAGGCCGCGACAGCGAGTCCCCCGGCGGAGGGTCTCGCGGTCCGGCCGGGGCTCGCCGCGGACTGGCAGGTGCTCCTCCTGCTCACCTGGCTCGCGGGCGCGGGACTGCTGACGCTGCGCCTGGGGTACGGGCTGACCCGCGTCTGGTGGCTGGAGCGCCGCGCGACGGAGATCACGGACGACGAATGGGTGCGCGCGGTGGACGCGCTCACGCGGCGGCTGCGGGTGGGGCGCATCGTCACCCTGCTGCGCGGACCCGGCGCCACCGTCCCCATGACCTGGGGGCTGATCCGCCCGGTGGTGCTCCTCCCCGAGGAGGCGGACGCCTGGGACGACGAGCGCCGCGTCGCGGTTCTGGCTCACGAGCTGGCCCACGTCCGCCGCTGGGACGCGCTGACGCAGTGGGCGGCCCACCTGGCCCTGGCGCTCTTCTGGTTCAACCCGCTGGTGTGGATCGCCTGCCGGCGGATGCGGGAGGAGCGCGAGCACGCCTGCGACGACGCCGTTCTGGCGCTGGGCACCCAGCCCACCCGCTACGCCGGCCACCTGCTGGAGATCGTCCGCGCCCTGGGTACGGCGGAGGGGCCCGCCGCCGCGCTCGCCATGGCCCGCCGCTCCCAGTTCGAGGGGCGCCTCCTCGCCATCCTGGACCGGGCCGCTCCCCGGGGCGGGGTGTCTCGCCGGGCGGTCCTCGCCACGCTCGCCGTTACGGCCGCCGTGACGGTCCCGCTCGCCGCCGTGGGTGCCGCGCCGCCCGCCGGACATGCGGCCGAAGCGACGGAGCCGATCTCGGAAGATG
- a CDS encoding BlaI/MecI/CopY family transcriptional regulator, whose amino-acid sequence MPTLPAELSRRERQIMDIIYRRGRATAAEVMDDLPDPPTYSAVRAALRLLEEKGALAHEQDGRRYVYLPTTPRSRARSSALRHLVRTFFGGSSEQVVNALLEDGKPSAAELDRMAALIEEARRREGGDR is encoded by the coding sequence ATGCCGACGCTCCCCGCCGAGCTGAGCCGCCGCGAGCGCCAGATCATGGACATCATCTACCGCCGCGGCCGCGCGACCGCCGCCGAGGTGATGGACGACCTCCCCGATCCGCCCACGTACTCCGCCGTGCGCGCCGCGCTCCGGCTGCTGGAGGAGAAGGGAGCGCTCGCGCACGAGCAGGACGGCAGGCGCTACGTCTACCTCCCCACCACGCCGCGCAGCCGGGCGCGCAGCAGCGCCCTCCGCCACCTGGTCCGCACCTTCTTCGGCGGGAGCAGCGAGCAGGTGGTCAACGCGCTGCTGGAGGACGGAAAACCTTCCGCCGCCGAGCTGGACCGCATGGCGGCGCTCATCGAGGAAGCCCGCCGCAGGGAAGGAGGTGACCGATGA